The following are from one region of the Paenibacillus sp. JZ16 genome:
- a CDS encoding TetR/AcrR family transcriptional regulator — MVRPREFQDEAIFYGVYRALSKKGYGQAALTDITHEVNISPAALMKRFGSKKNLFLAYSDYVIELTRHAFQEASLSDQSRLDALKAVFMHAVSHMKDPVELSNHTSFYLEGTNDPDLMEKTRYRLQLIDAFTRQLLSQAITNKEIAECDVAMVSRVLQAAISGAMMIWIKESNRTLEELFDECFQVIFAPLRNVGTQSFQI, encoded by the coding sequence ATGGTAAGACCTCGCGAATTTCAAGATGAGGCTATCTTCTACGGTGTCTACCGGGCACTGTCCAAAAAAGGATACGGACAAGCAGCATTAACCGACATCACACATGAAGTGAATATTTCACCGGCAGCCTTAATGAAGCGATTCGGTTCGAAGAAGAATTTGTTTCTGGCCTATAGCGATTATGTTATTGAACTAACCAGACATGCCTTCCAGGAGGCTAGCCTATCCGATCAATCGAGACTTGATGCACTAAAGGCCGTATTTATGCATGCGGTTTCCCATATGAAAGATCCTGTTGAATTGTCGAACCATACTTCCTTCTATTTAGAAGGGACGAATGACCCCGATTTGATGGAGAAAACCCGGTACCGACTGCAACTGATCGATGCGTTTACCCGGCAGTTGCTGAGCCAGGCGATTACGAACAAAGAAATCGCAGAATGCGACGTGGCTATGGTTAGCCGGGTACTGCAAGCCGCCATCAGCGGGGCTATGATGATCTGGATTAAAGAGTCAAACCGAACGTTGGAGGAACTGTTTGATGAGTGCTTTCAGGTGATATTTGCTCCGTTACGGAATGTCGGTACGCAATCTTTTCAAATATAG
- a CDS encoding alpha/beta fold hydrolase, translated as MPIFKGREVDLYYEVKGEGKPLVFTHGASWNHEQWRPQVDYFSRQYQTLVWDIRGHGSSSLPDGKVDSEDFSRDLADLLSGLGIEKAILCGLSLGGHISLQTAVRYPEKVAALVLIGTPFTNAFNWYERMFVPLNRWSSYLMPMSLSGKWQAKMLSKYNKSNQAYIEKAFCSIPHSNWVRIWDAVTRMDSTQDLHKIHCPTLLLQGESDTMIRRQQAYMQEKMANSRLRIIRNAHHATNMDNPDEVNESITSFLKENAM; from the coding sequence ATGCCGATTTTCAAAGGAAGGGAAGTCGATCTGTACTATGAAGTAAAGGGAGAAGGAAAGCCGCTTGTTTTTACGCATGGTGCCTCATGGAATCATGAACAATGGCGGCCGCAAGTCGATTATTTCTCACGTCAGTATCAGACCTTGGTATGGGATATCCGGGGGCATGGTTCCTCTTCCTTGCCGGACGGAAAGGTGGATTCGGAGGATTTCAGCAGGGATTTGGCGGATCTGCTAAGCGGACTGGGCATTGAAAAAGCGATTCTTTGCGGGCTGTCCCTGGGCGGGCATATTTCGCTGCAGACGGCCGTTCGCTATCCTGAGAAGGTTGCAGCCCTGGTACTGATCGGCACGCCGTTCACGAATGCGTTCAATTGGTATGAGCGAATGTTCGTGCCGCTGAATCGCTGGTCAAGTTACTTGATGCCGATGTCCTTATCGGGAAAATGGCAAGCGAAAATGCTGTCCAAGTACAACAAGAGTAACCAAGCTTATATAGAGAAAGCCTTTTGCTCCATCCCGCATTCCAACTGGGTTCGGATATGGGATGCAGTGACCCGAATGGACAGCACGCAGGATCTGCATAAGATCCATTGTCCGACCTTGCTTCTTCAAGGAGAGAGCGACACGATGATCCGAAGGCAGCAGGCGTACATGCAGGAGAAAATGGCGAATTCGCGATTAAGAATCATCCGGAACGCTCACCATGCAACGAATATGGATAATCCGGATGAAGTGAATGAATCCATCACTTCATTTCTGAAGGAGAACGCGATGTAG
- a CDS encoding GNAT family N-acetyltransferase — MMELETKRLLLKTLDLDLIDAASRRDPKAFEDLGYHSNGEWPGTDFYEALPFFRELLVKNKGTRGFDSWIMVDKATRDIVGGIGFLGDPDPEGRIEIGFATNPSHQRQGYCHEAAQKLLDWASGQRDVKSIIARCEPGNAASQHVLLKLGFQKSHEDSEIIHWIYPN; from the coding sequence ATCATGGAACTGGAAACAAAACGTTTGCTGCTTAAAACATTGGATTTGGATTTGATTGACGCGGCATCGCGCCGGGATCCGAAGGCATTCGAGGATTTAGGATACCACAGTAACGGCGAATGGCCGGGCACCGACTTTTATGAGGCATTGCCTTTTTTCCGGGAGTTGTTGGTCAAGAATAAGGGTACGCGGGGGTTTGATTCATGGATTATGGTAGACAAGGCCACGCGCGATATTGTCGGCGGCATCGGATTCTTGGGAGATCCTGATCCGGAGGGCAGAATCGAAATCGGCTTTGCGACCAATCCAAGCCATCAGCGACAAGGTTACTGTCATGAAGCGGCGCAGAAACTGTTGGATTGGGCTTCGGGGCAGCGGGACGTCAAATCCATCATCGCTAGATGCGAACCCGGAAATGCGGCTTCTCAGCATGTTTTGCTTAAACTGGGATTCCAGAAGAGTCACGAGGATTCGGAAATCATACACTGGATATATCCGAACTAA
- a CDS encoding acyl-CoA dehydrogenase family protein, with protein MNRSGSTDPFIRNEREAMIAARSDKLGAKFAERAPRHDLEGSFPFENFDDLKESGYLKLTVPASYGGEEASVYEMVLAQERLARGDGSTALAVGWHIGQILQLRLSKAWPEPLFERLCKDVVAEGVLINELASEPATGSPSRGGRPETTARRVSGGWRITGRKTFSTLSPILKQFVVTAGIEHSEKVGAFLVRSGPGVKVEETWNTMGMRATGSHDMILEDVFVPEAEVIRGLDYEKPEFPVPTEGILLHIPACYMGIAYAARNFAIDFARHHKPNSLTVPIAELPNIQRHIAEIEVDLLTARSYLYQTADRWDKEVENRAALKPELGLAKYVVTNAALRIVDHAMRIVGGLSLSRQLPLERMYRDVRAGLHNPPMDDVVLTNLANRAISEVEEKGK; from the coding sequence TTGAATCGATCCGGTTCCACAGATCCATTCATACGTAATGAACGCGAAGCCATGATCGCAGCTCGGTCCGATAAGCTTGGGGCGAAATTCGCGGAAAGAGCTCCACGGCACGATTTGGAGGGTTCGTTTCCGTTCGAAAATTTTGATGATCTGAAGGAGTCGGGTTATCTGAAGCTGACCGTCCCGGCATCCTATGGAGGAGAAGAAGCTTCCGTTTACGAAATGGTGCTTGCCCAGGAACGACTCGCCAGAGGCGACGGCTCTACGGCGCTGGCGGTTGGTTGGCATATCGGGCAAATACTCCAGCTGCGCCTATCCAAGGCTTGGCCGGAACCTTTATTTGAGAGGCTGTGCAAGGACGTTGTAGCTGAAGGCGTGCTCATTAATGAACTGGCAAGCGAACCTGCGACAGGAAGTCCCAGCCGGGGTGGGAGGCCGGAGACCACGGCACGGCGAGTTTCGGGCGGCTGGCGCATTACCGGACGCAAAACCTTCAGCACATTAAGCCCGATCTTGAAGCAGTTTGTGGTTACGGCCGGTATCGAGCATAGCGAGAAGGTTGGTGCATTCCTCGTTCGAAGTGGACCCGGGGTCAAGGTCGAGGAAACCTGGAATACGATGGGCATGCGCGCTACGGGAAGCCATGACATGATTTTGGAGGACGTCTTCGTGCCGGAGGCGGAAGTGATTCGGGGACTCGATTATGAGAAACCTGAATTTCCCGTGCCGACGGAAGGCATTCTGCTTCACATACCGGCATGTTATATGGGGATTGCTTATGCCGCGCGCAATTTTGCCATCGATTTTGCCCGTCATCATAAACCGAACTCCTTGACGGTCCCTATTGCCGAATTGCCGAATATCCAAAGACATATCGCCGAAATCGAAGTGGACCTGCTTACGGCCCGCAGTTATTTATATCAAACCGCCGACCGCTGGGACAAGGAAGTGGAGAACCGCGCTGCGCTTAAGCCTGAGCTGGGTCTTGCCAAATATGTTGTAACCAATGCAGCGCTCCGGATTGTCGATCATGCGATGCGGATCGTTGGAGGATTGAGTCTCTCCCGGCAGCTCCCGTTGGAACGAATGTACAGGGATGTCCGGGCAGGTCTTCATAATCCGCCTATGGACGATGTCGTGCTGACGAATCTGGCCAACCGGGCTATTTCGGAAGTTGAGGAGAAGGGGAAGTAA